A stretch of the Macaca mulatta isolate MMU2019108-1 chromosome 14, T2T-MMU8v2.0, whole genome shotgun sequence genome encodes the following:
- the MDK gene encoding midkine isoform X3 → MQHRGFLLLTLLALLALTSAVAKKKADCKYKFENWGACDGGTGTKVRQGTLKKARYNAQCQETIRVTKPCTPKTKAKAKAKKGKGKD, encoded by the exons ATGCAGCACCGAGGCTTCCTCCTTCTCACTCTCCTCGCCCTGCTGGCGCTCACCTCCGCAGTGGCCAAAAAGAAAG CCGACTGCAAGTACAAGTTTGAGAACTGGGGTGCGTGTGATGGGGGCACAGGCACCAAAGTCCGCCAAGGCACCCTGAAGAAGGCGCGCTACAATGCCCAGTGCCAGGAGACCATCCGCGTCACCAAGCCCTGCACCCCCAAGACCAAAGCCAAGGCCAAAG ccaagaaagggaagggaaaggactAG
- the CHRM4 gene encoding muscarinic acetylcholine receptor M4 isoform X1, with protein MANFTPVNGSSGNQSVRLVTSSTHNRYETVEMVFIATVTGSLSLVTVVGNILVMLSIKVNRQLQTVNNYFLFSLACADLIIGAFSMNLYTVYIIKGYWPLGAVVCDLWLALDYVVSNASVMNLLIISFDRYFCVTKPLTYPARRTTKMAGLMIAAAWVLSFVLWAPAILFWQFVVGKRTVPDNQCFIQFLSNPAVTFGTAIAAFYLPVVIMTVLYIHISLASRSRVHKHRPEGPKEKKAKTLAFLKSPLMKQSVKKPPPGEAAREELRNGKLEEAPPPALPPPPRPMTDKDTSNESSSGSATQNTKERPATELSTTEATTPAMPAPSLQPRALNPASKWSKIQIVTKQTGNECVTAIEIVPATPAGMRPAANVARKFASIARNQVRKKRQMAARERKVTRTIFAILLAFILTWTPYNVMVLVNTFCQSCIPDTVWSIGYWLCYVNSTINPACYALCNATFKKTFRHLLLCQYRNIGTAR; from the coding sequence ATGGCCAACTTCACACCTGTCAATGGCAGCTCGGGCAATCAGTCCGTGCGCCTGGTCACATCATCAACCCACAATCGCTACGAGACGGTGGAAATGGTCTTCATTGCCACAGTGACAGGCTCCCTGAGCCTGGTGACTGTCGTGGGCAACATCCTGGTGATGCTGTCCATCAAGGTCAACAGGCAGCTGCAGACGGTCAACAACTACTTTCTCTTCAGCCTGGCGTGTGCTGATCTCATCATAGGCGCCTTCTCCATGAACCTCTACACCGTGTACATCATCAAGGGCTACTGGCCCCTGGGCGCTGTGGTCTGCGACCTGTGGCTGGCCCTGGACTACGTGGTGAGCAATGCCTCTGTCATGAACCTTCTCATCATCAGCTTTGACCGCTACTTCTGCGTCACCAAGCCCCTCACCTACCCTGCCCGGCGTACCACCAAGATGGCAGGCCTCATGATTGCCGCTGCCTGGGTCCTGTCCTTCGTGCTCTGGGCGCCTGCCATTTTGTTCTGGCAGTTTGTGGTGGGCAAGAGGACAGTGCCCGACAACCAGTGCTTCATCCAGTTCCTGTCCAACCCAGCAGTGACCTTCGGCACAGCCATCGCTGCCTTCTACCTGCCTGTGGTCATCATGACGGTGCTGTACATCCACATCTCCCTGGCCAGTCGCAGCCGAGTCCACAAGCACCGGCCCGAAGGCCCGAAGGAGAAGAAAGCCAAGACGTTGGCCTTCCTCAAGAGCCCACTAATGAAGCAGAGCGTCAAGAAGCCCCCACCTGGGGAGGCCGCCCGGGAGGAGCTGCGCAACGGCAAGCTGGAGGAGGCCCCCCCGCCGgcgctgccaccaccaccacgccccatgACTGACAAGGACACTTCCAATGAGTCCAGCTCAGGCAGTGCCACCCAGAACACCAAGGAACGCCCAGCCACAGAGCTGTCCACCACAGAGGCCACCACACCCGCCATGCCCGCCCCTTCCCTGCAGCCGCGGGCCCTCAACCCAGCTTCCAAATGGTCCAAGATCCAGATCGTGACAAAGCAGACAGGCAATGAGTGTGTGACAGCCATTGAGATTGTGCCTGCCACGCCTGCTGGCATGCGCCCTGCGGCCAACGTGGCCCGCAAGTTCGCCAGCATCGCTCGCAATCAGGTGCGCAAGAAGCGGCAGATGGCGGCCCGGGAGCGCAAAGTGACACGAACGATCTTTGCCATTCTGCTAGCCTTCATCCTCACCTGGACGCCCTACAACGTCATGGTCCTGGTGAATACCTTCTGCCAGAGCTGCATCCCTGACACAGTGTGGTCCATTGGCTACTGGCTCTGCTACGTCAACAGCACCATCAACCCTGCCTGCTATGCTCTGTGCAACGCCACCTTTAAAAAGACCTTCCGGCACCTGCTGCTGTGCCAGTATCGGAACATTGGCACTGCCAGGTAG
- the MDK gene encoding midkine isoform X1, translating to MPQARGQRGWALGAAAVARSGTSQTARVSAKFHQIQVCGLLPQDPHSLSLMPVLPERHWVTAPVTFSGGLSPRLPSAQQSASLPTRGNGPRMQHRGFLLLTLLALLALTSAVAKKKDKVKKGGPGSECAEWAWGPCTPSSKDCGVGFREGTCGAQTQRIRCRVPCNWKKEFGADCKYKFENWGACDGGTGTKVRQGTLKKARYNAQCQETIRVTKPCTPKTKAKAKAKKGKGKD from the exons ATGCCGCAGGCCCGGGGTCAGAGGGGGTGGGCACTTGGAGCCGCCGCTGTGGCCAGGTCTGGAACTTCTCAGACGGCTCGTGTCAGCGCCAAGTTTCACCAAATCCAGGTCTGCGGGCTCCTCCCCCAGGACCCTCACTCGCTGTCCCTCATGCCTGTGCTCCCGGAAAGGCACTGGGTGACCGCACCCGTGACTTTCTCTGGGGGTCTGAGTCCCAGACTCCCCTCAGCACAGCAGAGCGCCTCCCTGCCCACCCGCGGAAACGGCCCCAG GATGCAGCACCGAGGCTTCCTCCTTCTCACTCTCCTCGCCCTGCTGGCGCTCACCTCCGCAGTGGCCAAAAAGAAAG ACAAGGTGAAGAAGGGCGGCCCGGGGAGCGAGTGTGCGGAGTGGGCCTGGGGGCCCTGCACCCCCAGCAGCAAGGATTGCGGCGTGGGTTTCCGCGAGGGCACCTGCGGGGCCCAGACCCAGCGCATCCGGTGCAGGGTGCCCTGCAACTGGAAGAAGGAGTTTGGAG CCGACTGCAAGTACAAGTTTGAGAACTGGGGTGCGTGTGATGGGGGCACAGGCACCAAAGTCCGCCAAGGCACCCTGAAGAAGGCGCGCTACAATGCCCAGTGCCAGGAGACCATCCGCGTCACCAAGCCCTGCACCCCCAAGACCAAAGCCAAGGCCAAAG ccaagaaagggaagggaaaggactAG
- the MDK gene encoding midkine isoform X2 translates to MQHRGFLLLTLLALLALTSAVAKKKDKVKKGGPGSECAEWAWGPCTPSSKDCGVGFREGTCGAQTQRIRCRVPCNWKKEFGADCKYKFENWGACDGGTGTKVRQGTLKKARYNAQCQETIRVTKPCTPKTKAKAKAKKGKGKD, encoded by the exons ATGCAGCACCGAGGCTTCCTCCTTCTCACTCTCCTCGCCCTGCTGGCGCTCACCTCCGCAGTGGCCAAAAAGAAAG ACAAGGTGAAGAAGGGCGGCCCGGGGAGCGAGTGTGCGGAGTGGGCCTGGGGGCCCTGCACCCCCAGCAGCAAGGATTGCGGCGTGGGTTTCCGCGAGGGCACCTGCGGGGCCCAGACCCAGCGCATCCGGTGCAGGGTGCCCTGCAACTGGAAGAAGGAGTTTGGAG CCGACTGCAAGTACAAGTTTGAGAACTGGGGTGCGTGTGATGGGGGCACAGGCACCAAAGTCCGCCAAGGCACCCTGAAGAAGGCGCGCTACAATGCCCAGTGCCAGGAGACCATCCGCGTCACCAAGCCCTGCACCCCCAAGACCAAAGCCAAGGCCAAAG ccaagaaagggaagggaaaggactAG